In Pleurocapsa sp. PCC 7319, the following are encoded in one genomic region:
- a CDS encoding NAD(P)/FAD-dependent oxidoreductase: MNVIVIGGGAAGFFGAIACAEANPQLKVTLLEAGQKPLAKVRISGGGRCNVTHHCFDSARLVEHYPRGGKALRGAFTRFQPQDTVQWYKSRGVNLKTEADGRMFPTTDNSETIISCLMQAADKAGVRLFTGAGVKTVKQFSDSEDKSYFQVELKNGRVFQGDRLLLATGSNPLGYRWAKNLGHKIEPTVPSLFTFNIKDARLQGLAGVSVDNVQVRLGTGKNKLEQTGALLITHWGLSGPAILKLSAWGARFLYDLKYNSRLQINWLPKYNQETLKQDLITVKKAHPKKRIVNYCPLKLPKRLWQSLVNYIGIKSEKVWSEISKKELNKLVSEIILGQYQITGKGVFKEEFVTCGGVSLKEINFKTMESKKCPGLYFAGEILDIDGVTGGFNFQSAWTTSWLAGQAISQV, encoded by the coding sequence TTGAATGTAATTGTTATTGGTGGTGGTGCTGCGGGTTTTTTTGGAGCGATCGCCTGTGCGGAGGCAAATCCTCAACTTAAAGTAACCCTCTTAGAAGCGGGGCAAAAACCCTTAGCGAAAGTTCGTATATCTGGGGGGGGAAGATGTAATGTAACCCATCATTGTTTTGATTCGGCTCGGTTAGTGGAGCATTACCCCAGAGGAGGAAAAGCTTTGCGGGGGGCATTCACCCGCTTTCAACCTCAAGATACGGTGCAGTGGTATAAATCGCGGGGAGTAAATTTAAAAACCGAAGCTGATGGCAGGATGTTTCCGACTACTGATAATTCGGAGACGATTATTAGTTGTCTAATGCAAGCAGCAGATAAGGCTGGAGTTAGATTATTTACTGGTGCAGGGGTTAAAACTGTCAAGCAATTTTCGGATTCAGAAGATAAGAGCTATTTTCAAGTTGAATTGAAAAATGGTCGGGTTTTTCAGGGCGATCGCTTATTACTCGCTACCGGGAGTAATCCTTTAGGATATCGTTGGGCAAAAAATTTAGGACACAAAATTGAGCCAACCGTACCGTCTTTATTTACGTTTAATATCAAAGATGCTCGTTTACAAGGTTTAGCAGGAGTCAGTGTAGATAATGTCCAGGTTAGACTTGGTACAGGCAAAAATAAACTGGAACAGACAGGCGCATTACTGATTACACATTGGGGTCTAAGTGGGCCAGCGATTCTCAAATTATCTGCTTGGGGAGCCAGATTTTTATACGACCTTAAATATAATTCCCGTCTCCAAATTAATTGGCTACCCAAATACAACCAAGAGACTTTAAAACAAGATTTAATTACAGTAAAAAAAGCTCATCCTAAGAAAAGAATAGTTAACTACTGCCCACTCAAATTACCCAAGCGTCTGTGGCAAAGTTTAGTTAATTATATTGGTATTAAATCAGAAAAAGTCTGGTCAGAAATTAGTAAAAAAGAGCTGAACAAACTAGTATCAGAAATTATTCTAGGACAGTACCAAATTACCGGTAAAGGAGTTTTTAAAGAGGAATTTGTCACCTGTGGTGGAGTTAGCTTAAAAGAAATCAATTTTAAGACTATGGAAAGCAAGAAATGTCCTGGTCTTTATTTTGCAGGAGAAATATTAGATATCGATGGAGTGACCGGAGGATTTAATTTTCAGAGTGCCTGGACAACTTCTTGGTTGGCTGGGCAAGCCATTAGTCAAGTGTGA
- a CDS encoding sulfotransferase family 2 domain-containing protein, with the protein MIRFLKYSAANYGALKQNSKHNFAQRHTIRIYKSNAIYSFIPKNACSTMRTSIAYANGCIDNPQDFNWIHKNNHTFNAELADLICADYTFVILRCPFARLASVYLDKIVSRDIVAWDFYDLIDRKVELDDISFTQFVQQLETEAVQNGNIHWRSQVDFLVYQKYDDYFCLENFAEIVTTLKTKIGLELIDARKLTNHGLDQLKLLDDADYSQVKPAEILSLKKDGYCPAPKSLYTDELVETVRNLYSDDIKFYQEVITKPSLMFEF; encoded by the coding sequence ATGATTAGATTTTTGAAATATTCTGCTGCCAATTATGGGGCATTAAAACAAAATAGTAAGCACAATTTTGCCCAAAGACATACTATTCGTATTTACAAATCTAATGCTATTTATAGCTTTATTCCTAAAAATGCTTGTAGCACAATGAGGACTTCGATCGCCTATGCCAATGGCTGTATTGATAATCCTCAAGACTTCAACTGGATACATAAGAATAACCACACTTTCAACGCTGAATTAGCAGATTTAATTTGTGCCGATTACACTTTTGTTATTTTGCGTTGTCCCTTTGCCAGACTAGCAAGTGTTTATCTTGATAAAATCGTTTCTAGAGATATTGTTGCTTGGGATTTTTACGATTTAATCGACAGGAAAGTTGAATTAGACGATATTTCTTTTACTCAATTTGTACAACAGCTAGAAACCGAAGCTGTCCAGAACGGGAATATTCATTGGCGATCGCAAGTAGATTTTTTAGTGTATCAGAAGTATGATGACTATTTTTGCTTAGAAAATTTTGCGGAGATCGTTACCACACTTAAGACCAAAATTGGCTTGGAGCTGATTGATGCTCGTAAATTAACTAACCATGGTTTAGACCAACTAAAATTGCTCGATGATGCTGATTATTCTCAAGTTAAACCTGCTGAAATTTTGAGCCTAAAAAAAGATGGTTATTGCCCTGCTCCTAAATCCCTTTATACTGATGAGTTAGTTGAAACTGTCCGCAATTTATATTCTGATGACATTAAATTTTATCAAGAGGTGATTACAAAGCCATCCTTGATGTTTGAATTTTAG
- the bchL gene encoding ferredoxin:protochlorophyllide reductase (ATP-dependent) iron-sulfur ATP-binding protein — protein sequence MGQIRLAVYGKGGIGKSTTSCNISAALAKRGKKVLQIGCDPKHDSTFTLTGFLIPTIIDTLQERDFHYEDIWPEDVIYEGYGGVSCVEAGGPPAGAGCGGYVVGETVKLLKELNAFDEYDVILFDVLGDVVCGGFAAPLNYADYCMIVTDNGFDALFAANRIAASVREKARTHSLRLAGLIGNRTSKRDLIDKYIEHVPMPVLEILPLIEDIRVSRVKGKTLFEMAENDPSLAFVCDYYLNIADQILAAPEGVVPNEAQDRDLFSLLSDYYLNPPAGTQEKEEELDMMMV from the coding sequence GTGGGACAAATTAGATTAGCAGTTTACGGTAAAGGCGGAATCGGTAAATCTACAACTAGCTGCAATATTTCCGCAGCCTTAGCCAAAAGAGGCAAAAAAGTATTACAGATAGGCTGCGACCCCAAGCATGATAGTACCTTTACTCTCACAGGATTTCTCATTCCTACTATTATCGATACACTCCAAGAAAGAGACTTTCACTACGAGGATATTTGGCCCGAAGATGTAATTTATGAAGGCTATGGTGGCGTTAGCTGTGTTGAAGCAGGTGGTCCTCCTGCTGGAGCTGGTTGCGGTGGATACGTAGTCGGAGAAACTGTTAAGCTACTCAAAGAATTAAATGCTTTTGATGAATATGACGTTATTTTGTTTGATGTATTGGGTGACGTAGTTTGCGGTGGTTTTGCTGCCCCCCTTAACTATGCTGACTACTGCATGATTGTCACTGATAATGGTTTTGATGCTTTGTTTGCAGCTAATCGTATTGCTGCTTCTGTAAGAGAAAAAGCCCGGACCCATTCCCTCCGTTTAGCGGGTTTAATTGGCAATCGTACTTCCAAGCGGGACTTAATTGATAAGTACATTGAACACGTACCTATGCCTGTTTTAGAGATACTACCTCTAATTGAAGACATTCGTGTATCTCGTGTTAAAGGAAAAACTTTGTTTGAAATGGCAGAAAACGATCCTTCCTTAGCTTTTGTCTGTGATTACTATCTCAATATTGCCGATCAGATTTTGGCTGCACCAGAAGGAGTAGTACCCAACGAAGCTCAAGACAGAGACTTATTCTCCTTGTTATCTGATTACTATCTAAATCCTCCCGCAGGTACACAAGAGAAAGAAGAAGAATTAGACATGATGATGGTTTGA
- a CDS encoding glucosamine-6-phosphate deaminase: MPDRTLPSLSDSQIIQVDRLSVRIAPSTRGLTQDAATLAQNYLQSLLEQQETVSIILATGNSQLKFLDAIASSNKLDWSRIILFHLDEYLGISPEHPGSFRYYLRHKVEQRVKPRVFHYLNGDALQPIAECNRYSQLLQQQTIDLCLLGIGDNGHIAFNEPSVADFNDPHTVKLVQLETKTRQQQVNGGYFSDLEAVPNYAYTLTIPTICAAKKIFCLAGGSHKAEVVNKTLKNAIAPSFPATILRQQSQAILFCDLESYPR, encoded by the coding sequence ATGCCAGATCGTACTTTACCATCTCTTTCAGACAGTCAGATCATCCAAGTTGATCGTCTATCTGTCAGAATTGCACCTTCAACTAGAGGGTTAACCCAAGATGCTGCTACCCTGGCTCAAAACTATTTGCAATCTTTATTAGAACAACAAGAAACTGTCAGCATTATCTTGGCTACAGGTAATTCTCAGCTAAAGTTTTTAGATGCAATCGCATCTAGCAATAAGTTAGATTGGTCACGGATTATTCTCTTTCATCTGGATGAATATCTAGGAATCTCCCCAGAGCATCCAGGCAGTTTTCGTTACTATTTACGCCACAAAGTAGAACAACGAGTAAAGCCTCGTGTATTTCACTATCTAAATGGAGATGCCCTGCAACCAATAGCCGAATGTAACCGTTACAGTCAGTTATTACAGCAACAGACAATCGATCTCTGTCTTTTGGGTATTGGGGATAATGGTCACATCGCTTTTAATGAACCTTCTGTTGCCGATTTTAATGATCCTCACACTGTAAAGTTAGTTCAACTAGAAACTAAAACTCGTCAACAACAAGTTAATGGAGGTTATTTTTCTGATCTAGAAGCTGTACCCAATTATGCCTACACTCTGACTATTCCTACAATATGCGCTGCCAAGAAAATCTTTTGTTTAGCTGGGGGAAGTCATAAAGCAGAAGTAGTTAACAAGACTTTGAAAAATGCGATCGCGCCAAGTTTTCCAGCAACCATTTTACGTCAACAATCCCAGGCTATTTTGTTTTGCGATCTTGAATCTTATCCTAGGTGA
- a CDS encoding pentapeptide repeat-containing protein: MILSQLKQRLLNLLIIIAIAVVWVLLKATPAIAQDSAVNYTYSEIRGQDFSHKDLVGAVFAAADARGASFEESDVSNSILTKGIFVNTNLKGANFTSSLMDRVDFNNSDLTNAIFRDAVATSTNFEGTTITGADFSDAILDRYQIYLMCQRAEGTNPTTGVETRYSLGCRD; this comes from the coding sequence ATGATCTTGTCTCAATTAAAACAGCGTTTACTTAACCTACTGATTATTATCGCGATCGCCGTAGTTTGGGTATTATTAAAAGCGACCCCTGCCATCGCCCAAGACAGCGCGGTTAACTATACTTATAGCGAGATTAGGGGACAAGATTTTTCCCATAAGGATTTGGTAGGTGCTGTATTTGCTGCTGCTGATGCCAGAGGAGCCAGTTTTGAAGAATCAGATGTCAGTAATTCGATTTTGACTAAGGGAATTTTTGTTAATACCAACCTTAAAGGAGCAAATTTTACTAGCTCCTTAATGGATCGGGTTGATTTTAATAATTCTGACTTAACTAACGCTATTTTTCGAGATGCAGTGGCTACCAGCACAAATTTTGAAGGGACTACTATTACGGGAGCAGATTTTTCCGACGCAATTTTAGACCGCTATCAAATTTATCTGATGTGCCAAAGAGCAGAAGGCACTAATCCTACTACTGGAGTAGAAACAAGATATAGTTTAGGCTGTCGGGATTAA
- a CDS encoding ferredoxin:protochlorophyllide reductase (ATP-dependent) subunit N translates to MTVAQDQPSALNFECETGNYHTFCPISCVAWLYQKIEDSFFLVIGTKTCGYFLQNAMGVMIFAEPRYAMAELEEGDISAKLNDYEELKRLCLQIKRDRNPSVIVWIGTCTTEIIKMDLEGLAPKLEAEIGIPIVTARANGLDYAFTQGEDTVLAAMAHKCPTEAPQLEAEKKERNAVSSLLNFGRKKEEVQQEESEYKDHQPLVLFGSLPDPVVTNLTLELKKQGVKVSGWLPSKRYTELPVIEQGYYVAGVNPFLSRTATTLMRRRKTKLIGAPFPIGPDGTRAWIEKICSVLGIEPQGLEEREAKIWESLEDYIQLIRGKSVFFMGDNLLEVSLARFLIRCGMTCQEIGIPYMDKRYQKAELDLLEKTCNEMGVPIPTIVEKPDNYNQLQRITAQKPDLVITGMAHANPLEARGINTKWSVEFTFAQIHGFTNARDILELATRPLRRNNNLKELGWEKLVQEEAKV, encoded by the coding sequence ATGACCGTTGCCCAAGATCAACCCAGTGCTTTAAATTTTGAGTGTGAAACTGGGAATTATCATACTTTTTGCCCCATTAGCTGTGTGGCATGGCTATATCAAAAAATTGAAGATAGTTTCTTTTTAGTCATTGGCACCAAAACCTGTGGTTACTTTCTGCAAAATGCTATGGGGGTAATGATTTTTGCTGAACCTCGCTACGCGATGGCGGAATTAGAAGAAGGAGATATTTCGGCTAAATTAAACGATTACGAAGAACTAAAAAGATTGTGTCTTCAGATCAAACGCGATCGCAATCCTAGTGTAATCGTCTGGATTGGTACTTGTACGACTGAGATTATCAAAATGGATTTAGAAGGTTTAGCACCTAAACTAGAAGCTGAAATTGGTATTCCCATCGTTACTGCCCGTGCTAATGGTTTAGATTATGCCTTTACTCAGGGTGAAGATACAGTACTTGCTGCGATGGCGCACAAGTGTCCTACGGAAGCACCTCAGTTAGAAGCCGAAAAGAAAGAACGTAATGCTGTTTCCAGCTTACTTAACTTTGGTCGCAAGAAAGAAGAAGTCCAACAAGAAGAATCTGAATATAAGGATCATCAACCTTTAGTACTTTTTGGTTCATTACCAGATCCCGTAGTTACCAACCTGACCCTAGAACTCAAAAAACAAGGGGTTAAAGTATCGGGGTGGCTACCTTCTAAACGCTATACGGAACTACCTGTAATTGAACAGGGCTACTATGTAGCAGGAGTAAATCCTTTCCTTAGTCGTACTGCTACTACCTTGATGCGTCGTCGTAAAACTAAACTCATTGGTGCGCCTTTCCCGATTGGTCCTGATGGTACCAGAGCCTGGATTGAAAAAATCTGTTCGGTACTAGGCATCGAACCTCAAGGACTAGAAGAGAGAGAAGCTAAGATTTGGGAAAGCTTAGAAGATTACATTCAACTAATTCGCGGTAAGTCGGTCTTCTTTATGGGAGATAACTTGTTAGAAGTTTCGCTAGCCCGTTTTCTGATTCGTTGTGGTATGACTTGCCAAGAAATCGGCATTCCTTACATGGACAAACGTTATCAAAAAGCTGAACTAGACTTACTTGAAAAAACCTGTAACGAAATGGGTGTTCCCATTCCTACTATTGTCGAAAAACCTGACAACTACAACCAACTTCAACGCATTACCGCTCAAAAACCCGACTTAGTAATCACTGGTATGGCTCACGCCAACCCCTTAGAAGCCAGAGGCATCAATACCAAGTGGTCAGTTGAATTTACTTTTGCTCAAATTCACGGTTTTACTAATGCACGGGATATTCTAGAGTTAGCCACTCGTCCTCTGCGTCGTAATAACAATCTCAAAGAACTGGGTTGGGAGAAACTAGTTCAAGAAGAAGCTAAGGTTTAA
- a CDS encoding glutathione peroxidase, with translation MSNISDISVKTIDGKEEKFADYQGKVLLIVNVASYCGYTPQYKGLEQLNQDYRDRGLRVLGFPCNDFGAQEPGTNEEIAKFCETSYGVNFDLFDKIHAKGSQKHPLYQTLTTSVEPQGDVAWNFEKFLINKQGDVVARYKSGVTPTSPELIQAIEAELAK, from the coding sequence ATGAGTAATATATCCGATATCAGTGTCAAAACTATCGATGGCAAAGAAGAAAAATTTGCCGACTATCAAGGAAAAGTATTGTTGATTGTTAATGTCGCTTCTTACTGTGGTTATACTCCTCAATATAAAGGACTAGAACAATTAAACCAAGATTATCGTGATCGGGGATTGCGAGTATTAGGTTTTCCCTGTAATGATTTTGGTGCTCAAGAGCCAGGAACAAACGAGGAAATTGCTAAATTCTGTGAAACTAGTTACGGTGTGAATTTTGATTTATTCGATAAAATTCATGCAAAAGGCTCTCAAAAACATCCTCTATATCAAACTCTAACTACTTCTGTTGAACCCCAAGGAGATGTGGCATGGAATTTTGAGAAGTTTTTAATTAACAAACAGGGTGATGTTGTCGCCAGATACAAAAGTGGAGTTACTCCTACCTCTCCTGAGCTAATTCAAGCAATTGAAGCGGAGCTAGCTAAATAA